The following are encoded in a window of Ranitomeya variabilis isolate aRanVar5 chromosome 6, aRanVar5.hap1, whole genome shotgun sequence genomic DNA:
- the LOC143782112 gene encoding uncharacterized protein LOC143782112, whose protein sequence is MALWCRFLSLHCPISQQSIVVVLMFWAYFIVCGIGCDFLLIFSLQNKLARMASESEHSQSARGSAASSSEGEGTQREQRDRGQDVASGRRVSQRAQGDSIDVDLLISSIQERGPLWDSRDPQHMDQVVSRRLWAEVAKSLWDGFDSASAKDKGNFMKKLRTRWRSMKDRFNKGIRAAEEQARSGAAASKSVPYKYNRALEFLRPVLGRRQTHSSTLERARPAGADLHESPSDPSQPSHSDSRLAPPSGEPAAGPSGVPLHEASGAPSFGNSRQRQRASDRPAMPEFLHLSTVFQNCFKALSDKMDTRLSSIERRLENLEAELSNPAKHFLSTIGKGMVEHLTPELQISVMQSCNNAYMRALQQARVMQSATLPVVPSLASMTPTPAAEPLQPPHPGPSAERRHHRHHSSVPLTPAPARPSSSRSHHSGGAAAVGKKRKHKRKRTRTEALAAPIQTTSTRRGSSRSRSSQGQPRTSQRLGLPPPSPTEVVVSSPLYPAEGLDLPSSLLDYSAHLLEN, encoded by the exons atggcgttgtggtgtcgctttttgagtttgcattgtcctatcagtcaacagtcaattgtggttgttttaatgttttgggcctattttattgtatgtggcattggatgtgattttttgctcattttttcattgcagaacaaacttgcaagaatggcgagtgagtcagaacatagccaatcggcgcgggggagtgcg gcttcttcaagtgagggagaaggcacacagcgggagcagagagatcggggccaagatgtggcgtcaggccggcga gtttcacaacgggcccaaggagacagtatagatgtggacctcctgatctccagcatccaggagcgtggcccgttgtgggacagccgtgaccctcagcacatggaccaggtggtgtcgaggcgtttgtgggcagaggtggcaaagtcgctgtgggatggctttgacagtgcctcagcgaaggacaaaggcaacttta tgaaaaagttgaggaccagatggcgatccatgaaggaccgtttcaataaggggatccgtgctgcggaggagcaagctcggagtggtgctgctgcgtccaagtcggtgccctataaatataacagggcactagagttcttaagaccggtccttggccgccgaca gacacacagcagcaccctcgagcgagctcgccccgcaggagcggaccttcatgaatcgccatctgacccgtcacagccctcccacagcgacagcaggcttgcaccaccatctggagaaccggcagccggtccatcaggtgttcccctgcacgaggcctctggcgcaccttcgtttgggaattcccgacagcgccagcgggcctcggacaggccagccatgcccgaatttttgcatttgagcacggttttccagaactgtttcaaggcgttgagcgataaaatggacactcgtctgtccagtatcgaacggcgccttgaaaatctggaagccgagctctcgaatccggccaaacattttttaagtactattggtaagggcatggtggaacaccttacgccggaactccagatttcggtgatgcaatcctgcaacaatgcctacatgagggctctgcagcaggctcgggtcatgcagtcagcgacactgcccgtagtgccgtcgctggctagcatgactccgactcctgctgcagagccactccagccaccccaccctggtccaagtgccgagcgacgccaccacaggcaccatagcagtgtgccactgactcctgctcctgccaggccctcatcctcccgcagccatcattctgggggagctgccgcaGTTGGaaagaaaagaaagcacaaaagaaagaggacacgcactgaggctctggctgctccaatacaaacaacaagtacacgtcggggctctagccgcagcaggagcagccagggccaaccaagaacCTCGCAAAGGCTcgggttgcctcctccctcccctacagaggtggtggtttcctccccattataccctgcggagggtttggacctgccatccagcctcctggactatag tgcacatttactggagaattag